In the genome of Quercus robur chromosome 3, dhQueRobu3.1, whole genome shotgun sequence, one region contains:
- the LOC126717946 gene encoding proline-rich receptor-like protein kinase PERK9 isoform X2 has translation MATTSPSPGSSPSAVPPSTTTTTTSPSNSPPPPPPQPSPITSPPPQTSSPPPIISQSPKTSATEIPPTSSPPPQSPPAVPTAPPPAPSSLPPIPPLGTSPPVSPPPPPPPSKPPTSPPPLSSNVPPPPPSNSPPPPSNPTKGSPPPSPPPSPPLNSPTPKNSPPPPPPKSPESPPPPPTNPPESPPPTPALAPPQSSPPPPLPKSPKSPPPPPSKTPGKSPSPPQSSPPPPASSPHQSSPPPLAPTPPENLPPPPPSLSPKNASLPPKSTPPVSKSVPPSNSPPKSSSPAPISAPLPPSPASNTISPSTPESSSSTGSGAIGTAAVIAIVVVTVVILLSLIGVAVWCMRKRRKKYSGLGGYVMPSPYASSPKSDSSITKTNSSAPLVHNGSGSNLVYSPPEPGGLGNSRSWFTYEELVKATNRFSDENLLGEGGFGSVYKGYLPDGREVAVKQLKIGGGQGEREFKAEVEIISRIHHRHLVSLVGYCISDNRRLLVYDYVPNNTLYFHLHGEGRPVLDWATRVKVAAGAARGLAYLHEDCHPRIIHRDIKSSNILLDSNFEARVSDFGLAKLALDANTHITTRVMGTFGYMAPEYASSGKLTDKSDVYSFGVVLLELITGRKPVDTSQPLGDESLVEWARPLLSSALDNEEFIDLADPRLEMNYVESEMFHMIQVSAACVRHSAAKRPRMGQVVRAFDGLATSDLTNGMRVGESEVFNSAQQSAEIRLFRRMAFGSQEYSTDFFSQISLNSQEAMVKTGREDLI, from the exons ATGGCAACCACATCACCATCACCAGGTTCATCTCCCTCAGCTGTGCCACCATCTACTACTACAACTACAACTTCACCATCCaattcaccaccaccaccaccaccacagccatCCCCCATCACCAGTCCACCACCACAAACCTCGTCTCCCCCTCCTATAATTTCCCAATCTCCTAAGACCAGTGCTACTGAAATTCCTCCAACTTCATCCCCACCACCTCAATCCCCTCCTGCTGTTCCAACAGCTCCTCCTCCGGCTCCATCCTCCCTACCACCCATTCCTCCTTTGGGAACTTCACCACCAGTgtcacctcctcctcctcctcctccatccAAACCACCTACATCACCACCACCTCTATCATCCAATGTTCCTCCTCCGCCGCCCTCTAAttctcctcctccaccatcaAATCCAACAAAAGGCTCACCGCCTCCTTCTCCACCACCTAGTCCACCACTGAACTCACCTACACCTAagaattcacctccaccaccaccgccTAAGTCCCCTGAAAGTCCACCACCGCCACCAACTAATCCGCCTGAAAGTCCACCCCCAACACCAGCACTGGCACCACCCCAaagttcacctccaccaccgTTACCAAAGTCTCCTAAAAGTCCACCGCCACCACCATCTAAGACACCTGGAAAATCACCCTCTCCACCCCAaagttcacctccaccaccagcATCTTCACCACACCAAAGTTCAC CTCCACCATTAGCACCAACCCCTCCTgaaaatttacctccaccaccaccatcacttTCTCCCAAGAATGCATCTTTACCTCCTAAGAGTACCCCACCTGTTTCTAAATCAGTACCACCTTCTAATTCTCCTCCAAAGTCATCATCTCCAGCACCCATCTCGGCACCACTTCCACCATCTCCTGCGAGCAATACTATTAGTCCTAGTACACCTGAAAGCTCAAGCTCCACTGGTAGTGGGGCGATTGGTACTGCAGCTGTGATAGCTATTGTTGTAGTGACAGTAGTCATACTGCTTAGCCTCATTGGAGTTGCTGTTTGGTGCATGAGGAAgcgaagaaaaaaatattctgGACTTGGTGGTTATGTCATGCCGTCCCCTTATGCCTCTTCCCCAAAATCAG ATTCATCCATTACAAAGACGAATTCCTCTGCTCCCCTTGTTCATAATGGTTCTGGAAGCAATCTTGTGTATTCTCCACCAGAACCAGGTGGATTAGGCAATTCAAGGTCATGGTTTACATATGAAGAACTAGTCAAAGCCACAAATAGGTTTTCAGATGAGAATCTTCTGGGTGAAGGTGGATTTGGTTCGGTGTATAAGGGATACCTACCAGATGGAAGAGAGGTAGCAGTAAAGCAGCTAAAAATTGGTGGTGGTCAGGGTGAGCGAGAATTTAAAGCTGAAGTTGAGATTATTAGTCGCATACACCACCGGCATTTGGTTTCATTAGTGGGCTACTGCATTTCTGATAACCGAAGGCTGCTTGTCTATGACTATGTCCCTAACAATACCCTGTATTTCCATCTTCATG GTGAAGGTAGGCCAGTTCTGGACTGGGCAACACGTGTTAAGGTTGCTGCTGGTGCAGCTCGTGGATTGGCTTATCTCCATGAAGACT GCCATCCTCGAATTATTCACAGGGATATCAAGTCTTCGAACATTCTTTTAGACAGCAACTTTGAAGCTCGg GTTTCAGACTTCGGACTAGCAAAATTAGCTCTTGATGCAAATACACATATAACCACACGTGTTATGGGAACTTTTGG ATATATGGCTCCTGAATATGCATCAAGTGGCAAATTGACTGATAAATCTGATGTATACTCCTTTGGAGTGGTGCTTCTGGAACTAATTACTGGAAGGAAGCCTGTGGATACATCCCAACCCTTGGGAGATGAGAGTCTAGTTGAATGG GCTCGACCTTTGCTGAGTAGTGCACTTGACAATGAAGAATTCATAGATTTGGCAGATCCAAGGCTTGAAATGAACTATGTTGAGAGTGAAATGTTCCATATGATTCAGGTATCTGCTGCTTGTGTGCGACATTCAGCTGCCAAGAGGCCACGAATGGGACAG GTTGTTAGAGCTTTTGATGGTTTAGCTACTTCTGATCTAACCAATGGAATGAGAGTGGGAGAAAGCGAGGTATTTAACTCTGCACAACAGTCTGCAGAAATCAGATTGTTTCGGAGAATGGCATTTGGTAGTCAAGAATACAGTACAGATTTTTTTAGCCAGATTAGCTTGAATAGTCAAGAGGCCATGGTAAAAACTGGGAGGGAAGATTTAATATGA
- the LOC126717946 gene encoding proline-rich receptor-like protein kinase PERK9 isoform X1: MATTSPSPGSSPSAVPPSTTTTTTSPSNSPPPPPPQPSPITSPPPQTSSPPPIISQSPKTSATEIPPTSSPPPQSPPAVPTAPPPAPSSLPPIPPLGTSPPVSPPPPPPPSKPPTSPPPLSSNVPPPPPSNSPPPPSNPTKGSPPPSPPPSPPLNSPTPKNSPPPPPPKSPESPPPPPTNPPESPPPTPALAPPQSSPPPPLPKSPKSPPPPPSKTPGKSPSPPQSSPPPPASSPHQSSPPPLAPTPPEKLPPPPASLPHQSSPPPLAPTPPENLPPPPPSLSPKNASLPPKSTPPVSKSVPPSNSPPKSSSPAPISAPLPPSPASNTISPSTPESSSSTGSGAIGTAAVIAIVVVTVVILLSLIGVAVWCMRKRRKKYSGLGGYVMPSPYASSPKSDSSITKTNSSAPLVHNGSGSNLVYSPPEPGGLGNSRSWFTYEELVKATNRFSDENLLGEGGFGSVYKGYLPDGREVAVKQLKIGGGQGEREFKAEVEIISRIHHRHLVSLVGYCISDNRRLLVYDYVPNNTLYFHLHGEGRPVLDWATRVKVAAGAARGLAYLHEDCHPRIIHRDIKSSNILLDSNFEARVSDFGLAKLALDANTHITTRVMGTFGYMAPEYASSGKLTDKSDVYSFGVVLLELITGRKPVDTSQPLGDESLVEWARPLLSSALDNEEFIDLADPRLEMNYVESEMFHMIQVSAACVRHSAAKRPRMGQVVRAFDGLATSDLTNGMRVGESEVFNSAQQSAEIRLFRRMAFGSQEYSTDFFSQISLNSQEAMVKTGREDLI, translated from the exons ATGGCAACCACATCACCATCACCAGGTTCATCTCCCTCAGCTGTGCCACCATCTACTACTACAACTACAACTTCACCATCCaattcaccaccaccaccaccaccacagccatCCCCCATCACCAGTCCACCACCACAAACCTCGTCTCCCCCTCCTATAATTTCCCAATCTCCTAAGACCAGTGCTACTGAAATTCCTCCAACTTCATCCCCACCACCTCAATCCCCTCCTGCTGTTCCAACAGCTCCTCCTCCGGCTCCATCCTCCCTACCACCCATTCCTCCTTTGGGAACTTCACCACCAGTgtcacctcctcctcctcctcctccatccAAACCACCTACATCACCACCACCTCTATCATCCAATGTTCCTCCTCCGCCGCCCTCTAAttctcctcctccaccatcaAATCCAACAAAAGGCTCACCGCCTCCTTCTCCACCACCTAGTCCACCACTGAACTCACCTACACCTAagaattcacctccaccaccaccgccTAAGTCCCCTGAAAGTCCACCACCGCCACCAACTAATCCGCCTGAAAGTCCACCCCCAACACCAGCACTGGCACCACCCCAaagttcacctccaccaccgTTACCAAAGTCTCCTAAAAGTCCACCGCCACCACCATCTAAGACACCTGGAAAATCACCCTCTCCACCCCAaagttcacctccaccaccagcATCTTCACCACACCAAAGTTCACCTCCACCATTAGCACCAACCCCTCCTGAAAAATTACCTCCACCACCAGCATCTTTACCACACCAAAGTTCACCTCCACCATTAGCACCAACCCCTCCTgaaaatttacctccaccaccaccatcacttTCTCCCAAGAATGCATCTTTACCTCCTAAGAGTACCCCACCTGTTTCTAAATCAGTACCACCTTCTAATTCTCCTCCAAAGTCATCATCTCCAGCACCCATCTCGGCACCACTTCCACCATCTCCTGCGAGCAATACTATTAGTCCTAGTACACCTGAAAGCTCAAGCTCCACTGGTAGTGGGGCGATTGGTACTGCAGCTGTGATAGCTATTGTTGTAGTGACAGTAGTCATACTGCTTAGCCTCATTGGAGTTGCTGTTTGGTGCATGAGGAAgcgaagaaaaaaatattctgGACTTGGTGGTTATGTCATGCCGTCCCCTTATGCCTCTTCCCCAAAATCAG ATTCATCCATTACAAAGACGAATTCCTCTGCTCCCCTTGTTCATAATGGTTCTGGAAGCAATCTTGTGTATTCTCCACCAGAACCAGGTGGATTAGGCAATTCAAGGTCATGGTTTACATATGAAGAACTAGTCAAAGCCACAAATAGGTTTTCAGATGAGAATCTTCTGGGTGAAGGTGGATTTGGTTCGGTGTATAAGGGATACCTACCAGATGGAAGAGAGGTAGCAGTAAAGCAGCTAAAAATTGGTGGTGGTCAGGGTGAGCGAGAATTTAAAGCTGAAGTTGAGATTATTAGTCGCATACACCACCGGCATTTGGTTTCATTAGTGGGCTACTGCATTTCTGATAACCGAAGGCTGCTTGTCTATGACTATGTCCCTAACAATACCCTGTATTTCCATCTTCATG GTGAAGGTAGGCCAGTTCTGGACTGGGCAACACGTGTTAAGGTTGCTGCTGGTGCAGCTCGTGGATTGGCTTATCTCCATGAAGACT GCCATCCTCGAATTATTCACAGGGATATCAAGTCTTCGAACATTCTTTTAGACAGCAACTTTGAAGCTCGg GTTTCAGACTTCGGACTAGCAAAATTAGCTCTTGATGCAAATACACATATAACCACACGTGTTATGGGAACTTTTGG ATATATGGCTCCTGAATATGCATCAAGTGGCAAATTGACTGATAAATCTGATGTATACTCCTTTGGAGTGGTGCTTCTGGAACTAATTACTGGAAGGAAGCCTGTGGATACATCCCAACCCTTGGGAGATGAGAGTCTAGTTGAATGG GCTCGACCTTTGCTGAGTAGTGCACTTGACAATGAAGAATTCATAGATTTGGCAGATCCAAGGCTTGAAATGAACTATGTTGAGAGTGAAATGTTCCATATGATTCAGGTATCTGCTGCTTGTGTGCGACATTCAGCTGCCAAGAGGCCACGAATGGGACAG GTTGTTAGAGCTTTTGATGGTTTAGCTACTTCTGATCTAACCAATGGAATGAGAGTGGGAGAAAGCGAGGTATTTAACTCTGCACAACAGTCTGCAGAAATCAGATTGTTTCGGAGAATGGCATTTGGTAGTCAAGAATACAGTACAGATTTTTTTAGCCAGATTAGCTTGAATAGTCAAGAGGCCATGGTAAAAACTGGGAGGGAAGATTTAATATGA
- the LOC126716392 gene encoding uncharacterized protein LOC126716392 → MEDWNTLAADCVVISCCCQCLILQIIIFFLLKLPCKLIRKTREYAKKKLRKRRKNEKTIENEINQGKHDFVGMNGGSFRIQVDGFLVDGDYGCGSCMQEVEKVLEEFSQEGEFAFGSFWGRNRSGTISTCVAKHEFDNSIVQFQIIEMVGSCSYS, encoded by the coding sequence ATGGAGGACTGGAATACGCTTGCCGCAGACTGTGTTGTTATATCTTGTTGCTGCCAATGCTTGATCCTACAGATTATCATCTTCTTCTTGCTCAAGCTTCCATGCAAACTAATTCGTAAGACGAGAGAATATGCTAAGAAGAAGCTTcgaaagagaaggaaaaatgagAAGACAATCGAAAATGAAATCAATCAAGGCAAACATGATTTTGTAGGAATGAATGGAGGGTCTTTTAGAATTCAAGTCGATGGGTTTCTTGTAGATGGAGACTATGGTTGTGGGTCATGTATGCAGGAAGTTGAGAAGGTGTTAGAGGAGTTTTCTCAAGAGGGGGAGTTTGCATTTGGAAGCTTTTGGGGCAGGAACCGATCAGGGACTATCTCAACTTGTGTAGCAAAACATGAATTTGATAATAGTATTGTACAGTTTCAAATAATTGAAATGGTTGGCTCTTGCAGTTATTCATAG